The Gallus gallus isolate bGalGal1 chromosome W, bGalGal1.mat.broiler.GRCg7b, whole genome shotgun sequence genome window below encodes:
- the LOC107055434 gene encoding ribonuclease H-like, producing MYCSDAPKETLVTPPEKSPIQEGKYPIPEDAWYTDGSSKGNPSKWRAIAYHPSTETIWFDERDGQSSQWAELRAVWMVITKEPGDGILNICTDSWAMYQGLTLWIAQWATQEWTIHARPIWGKDMWLDIWNTVKHRTVCLYHVSGHQPLQSPGNDEADTLA from the coding sequence ATGTATTGTAGTGATGCACCAAAAGAAACATTGGTCACTCCACCGGAGAAGAGCCCCATTCAGGAGGGAAAATATCCTattcctgaagatgcctggtacacagatgggtccagcaagggcaaccCGAGCAAATGGAGAGCAATAGCATATCATCCCTCCACTGAGACGATCTGGTTTGATGAGCGGGACGGTCAGAGCAGCCAATGGGCAGAATTgcgagctgtgtggatggtcATAACCAAGGAACCTGGGGATGGCATCCTGAACATCTGCACGGATAGTTGGGCTATGTACCAAGGCCTCACcctttggattgcacagtgggccacccaGGAATGGACTATCCATGCCCGACcaatctggggcaaagatatgtggttAGACATATGGAATACAGTTAAACACAGGACTGTATGTCTCTACCACGTGTCTGGTCATCAACCTTTACAATCACCGGGAAATGATGAAGCAGACACGCTGGCTTGA